A single region of the Lycium barbarum isolate Lr01 chromosome 2, ASM1917538v2, whole genome shotgun sequence genome encodes:
- the LOC132627036 gene encoding fluoride export protein 1: MDCENKDSELRKVGSSRTSSACSSLRRRSLSLSLSLPKHLNDDDDESESVSEAGDIGDRELHSSRYSGSFRLRLIGENAPEHGVVVPISEDSMLESNANSLWSRDPNAMSGVTPEHKKNDEKIEVPWILEYASCLLFLAVLGILGVLLRYGLQKLFGPGIVGATNDHSYMYPDLPSNMVGSFLMGWFGVVFKEDISRISSQLAIGLSTGFLGSLTTFSGWNQKMLELSVGGQWVFVVLGYLIGLFLVAYSIIFGIETAKGANWLYKRASMNSSNLGTNYHWRADSCKRHLIVILVLLVILASLWGMSIGLEVNEFSSGSTKAQLWLGCIVGPFGVWIRWFLARLNGRGLGKSGLLKWVPFGTLIANVSAACIMAALATLKKAVNTQTCDTVASGIQLGLLGCLSTVSTFIAEFHAMRGSKYPWRAYVYALCTILISFVLGTLIYSVPVWVENFS; encoded by the exons ATGGATTGTGAGAATAAGGATTCTGAGCTTAGAAAAGTCGGATCATCTCGCACAAGCAGTGCCTGTTCTTCTCTCAGGAGGCGTTCTTTAAGTTTATCACTTTCTCTTCCTAAACATCTgaatgacgatgacgatgaaagTGAATCTGTATCCGAAGCAGGAGATATCGGGGATCGAGAGCTTCATAGCAGTAGGTACAGTGGGAGTTTCAGGCTAAGATTAATTGGTGAAAATGCACCagaacatggagtggttgttccCATTTCAGAGGACAGTATGTTGGAGTCTAACGCCAATTCATTATGGTCTCGTGATCCCAATGCTATGAGTGGTGTTACTCCCGAGCATAAAAAGAAT GATGAAAAAATAGAGGTGCCATGGATTTTGGAGTATGCTTCATGTCTCTTGTTTCTAGCTGTACTAGGAATATTGGGG GTTTTGTTGAGGTACGGTCTCCAAAAATTATTCGGACCAGGAATAGTTGGTGCCACAAATGATCATAGTTATATGTATCCCGACCTGCCTTCTAACATG GTCGGTTCGTTCTTGATGGGTTGGTTTGGTGTGGTCTTTAAAGAGGACATTTCCAGAATTTCAAGTCAATTGGCAATTGGATTGTCAACTGGTTTTCTAGGAAGCCTTACTACTTTCAGTGGTTGGAACCAAAAAATGCTCGAGCTTAGTGTTGGAGGGCAGTGGGTTTTTGTAGTTCTTGGCTATCTTATAG GTTTATTTCTTGTTGCCTACTCGATCATATTTGGAATTGAGACTGCCAAAGGTGCCAACTGGCTCTACAAAAGAGCCAGTATGAATTCATCCAACTTGGGCACCAACTACCATTGGAGAGCAGATAGCTGCAAGCGCCATTTAATAGTAATACTTGTTCTACTAGTCATTCTAGCATCGCTCTGGGGGATGAGCATAGGACTGGAGGTAAATGAATTCAGCAGTGGCAGTACAAAAGCGCAGTTGTGGCTGGGCTGCATAGTTGGTCCATTTGGCGTGTGGATTAGGTGGTTCTTAGCACGACTAAATGGACGTGGTTTAGGAAAATCAGGCTTGCTCAAATGGGTACCTTTCGGAACTTTGATTGCCAATGTATCAGCAGCTTGTATCATGGCAGCACTTGCAACCTTGAAGAAAGCA GTCAACACACAGACGTGTGACACTGTTGCTTCTGGTATTCAGCTAGGATTATTGGGTTGTCTAAGTACAGTTTCAACTTTCATTGCTGAATTTCATGCAATGAGAGGAAGCAAGTATCCATGGAGGGCGTATGTGTACGCTTTGTGTACGATACTTATATCATTTGTCTTGGGGACACTTATATACTCCGTGCCTGTTTGGGTTGAAAATTTCAGCTAG
- the LOC132627034 gene encoding flavonol synthase/flavanone 3-hydroxylase — translation MKTVQGNGATTLTMEVARVQAIASISKCMDTIPSEYIRSENEQPAATTLHGVVLQVPVIDISEVDDEKVVKMIAEASKEWGIFQVINHGIPDEVIANLQKVGKEFFEEVPQEEKELIAKNPGSQSIEGYGTSLQKEVEGKKGWVDHLFHKIWPPSEINYRYWPKNPPSYREANEEYAKRLREVSDRIFKSLSLGLGLEAHEMKEAAGGEDIVHLLKINYYPPCPRPDLALGVVAHTDMSHITILVPNEVQGLQVFKDEHWYDVKYIPNALIVHIGDQVEILSNGKYKGVYHRTTVNKDKTRMSWPVFLEPPSDHEVGPIPKLINEANPPKFKTKKYKDYVYCKLNKLPQ, via the exons atgaaaacagTTCAAGGTAACGGCGCGACAACACTAACAATGGAGGTGGCAAGGGTACAAGCAATAGCATCAATATCAAAATGCATGGACACAATCCCATCGGAGTATATTCGTTCAGAGAACGAACAACCTGCAGCCACAACGCTGCATGGAGTGGTTCTTCAGGTGCCAGTCATCGACATAAGCGAAGTTGATGACGAAAAAGTAGTGAAAATGATAGCGGAGGCTAGCAAAGAGTGGGGTATTTTTCAAGTGATAAATCATGGGATTCCTGATGAGGTGATTGCAAATTTGCAAAAAGTTGGGAAGGAGTTTTTTGAGGAAGTGCCACAAGAGGAAAAAGAGCTGATTGCAAAGAATCCAGGCTCACAGAGTATTGAAGGGTATGGGACTTCTTTGCAGAAAGAAGTTGAAGGGAAAAAAGGTTGGGTTGATCATTTGTTTCACAAGATTTGGCCTCCTTCTGAAATCAATTACCGTTATTGGCCTAAAAACCCTCCTTCCTACAG GGAAGCTAATGAGGAATACGCAAAGAGGCTGAGAGAAGTATCAGACAGGATCTTTAAGAGCTTGTCACTTGGGCTTGGGTTGGAAGCCCATGAAATGAAGGAGGCAGCTGGTGGTGAAGACATAGTACACTTGTTAAAGATCAATTATTATCCACCATGTCCCAGGCCTGATTTGGCTCTTGGTGTTGTCGCCCATACAGATATGTCTCATATCACCATTCTTGTCCCAAATGAAGTCCAAGGCCTCCAAGTGTTTAAGGATGAACATTGGTATGATGTCAAGTACATACCAAATGCCCTGATTGTCCACATTGGTGACCAAGTTGAG ATTCTTAGCAATGGGAAATATAAGGGTGTGTACCATAGGACAACAGTGAACAAGGACAAGACAAGAATGTCATGGCCTGTATTCTTGGAACCCCCGTCAGACCATGAAGTTGGGCCAATCCCCAAGCTGATTAATGAGGCCAACCCACCCAAATTCAAGACCAAGAAGTACAAGGATTATGTCTATTGTAAGCTTAACAAGCTTCCTCAGTGA
- the LOC132627035 gene encoding AAA-ATPase At3g50940-like, with amino-acid sequence MISSVLSDINMPSAKTIISSTASIAATAMVVRSIARDLIPYELQHYVYMSIRGFFKSFSSEIVLIIEEFDGLASNQIYKAAENYLGSKVSISAGSFRVSMPEKETKISTLIAKDQQVLDKFNGVQFKWRQVTRQVESKIRSNYPGQSSTQSEIRYFELCFHNKYKKMVFESYFPFVIKESNKVKEEKKTLQIYTMNGEHMRRYSYSSSGDYTWNSIKLDHPATFDTLAMDRELKEMIVGDLEMFVKRRDFYRKVGKAWKRGYLLYGPPGTGKSSLIAAMANYLNFDIYDLELTDIRANSDLRRVLLSTGNRSILVVEDIDCSLDIEDRKSEEQTLKALKPHITQAQTINIVRKPKPQEVTLSGLLNFIDGLWSSCGDERIIVFTTNHKDRLDAALLRPGRMDVHIHMSYCTPCTFQTLVLNYLGIEDHPLFPEIFDVLNEAMVTPAEVAEQLLRNEGVDTAMSNLLDFIHKKKKEADDFKAKDLKNEQTEGELVDEITQE; translated from the exons ATGATTTCAAGTGTTCTTTCTGATATTAACATGCCATCAGCCAAAACGATTATTTCTTCCACAGCTTCCATAGCTGCTACAGCCATGGTTGTTCGGTCAATAGCCCGAGACCTAATCCCTTATGAACTCCAACATTATGTTTACATGAGCATCCGTGGCTTCTTTAAATCATTTTCTTCTGAAATAGTTTTGATCATTGAAGAATTTGATGGCCTAGCCAGCAACCAAATTTATAAGGCTGCTGAAAACTACTTGGGCAGCAAGGTTTCCATTTCTGCTGGTAGCTTCAGGGTGAGCATGCCCGAAAAAGAGACTAAGATATCCACCTTGATAGCCAAAGACCAACAAGTCTTGGATAAGTTCAATGGTGTTCAGTTCAAATGGAGGCAAGTTACAAGGCAGGTTGAATCAAAGATCAGGTCCAATTACCCTGGTCAATCTTCAACTCAATCAGAAATTCGCTACTTTGAGCTATGCTTTCACAATAAATACAAGAAGATGGTATTCGAATCCTATTTCCCTTTCGTCATCAAGGAGTCAAACAAGGTGAAAGAAGAGAAGAAGACCCTCCAAATTTACACTATGAATGGTGAACACATGAGGAGATACTCGTATAGTAGTTCGGGAGATTATACATGGAACTCCATCAAGCTAGACCATCCTGCAACATTTGACACATTGGCAATGGACAGAGAGCTCAAGGAAATGATCGTGGGCGACCTGGAGATGTTTGTGAAAAGAAGGGATTTCTACAGGAAAGTTGGCAAAGCATGGAAACGTGGCTACTTGTTATATGGTCCTCCAGGGACTGGGAAATCAAGTTTGATAGCAGCCATGGCTAATTACCTTAACTTTGATATATATGATTTAGAGCTAACTGATATACGTGCAAATTCAGACCTTAGGAGAGTCCTACTTTCTACAGGGAACAGATCAATTCTAGTTGTGGAAGACATTGACTGCAGCCTCGACATTGAAGATCGAAAATCAGAAGAACAGACTTTGAAGGCACTCAAACCTCATATAACTCAAGCTCAAACCATAAATATTGTTAGGAAGCCAAAACCTCAGGAG GTTACATTATCAGGGTTGCTTAACTTCATAGACGGGTTGTGGTCAAGCTGTGGAGATGAAAGGATAATAGTGTTTACAACAAATCATAAAGACAGATTAGATGCTGCGTTATTGAGGCCAGGCCGGATGGATGTGCACATCCACATGTCTTATTGCACACCTTGCACTTTCCAGACATTGGTTTTGAATTATCTTGGAATTGAGGATCATCCTCTTTTCCCCGAAATCTTTGATGTTTTAAATGAGGCTATGGTGACCCCTGCTGAAGTGGCTGAGCAATTGCTGAGGAATGAAGGGGTTGACACTGCTATGAGCAATCTCCTtgatttcatccacaagaaaaagaaagaagctgATGATTTCAAGGCAAAAGATCTGAAAAATGAACAAACCGAGGGAGAATTAGTTGACGAGATTACTCAAGAGTGA